The following proteins are co-located in the Desulfoscipio sp. XC116 genome:
- a CDS encoding ATP-binding protein has protein sequence MSYTRQPAENSCVLELTKQNTRLAIINQIAKSINVQMSYEDIIDHMSIPLRSVISYDLLSFCLLDNGKLIIKSSAPKNQKLLGVGTVLHNYNSAPWQAIISKQCFLRQDIWNDAHKYQEDDDLVATGIKSAIMSPLLVNNEVIGAVNLGSKRSYAFSKDDSLFVQQLADQMAVCIQNMLLYNEVFKAKREWEQTFKAVLGQIYLIDSKYNILRVNNEIDGVPPGDIVGKKCHEVFPFCNRACHECPVETAFRMKQSILKEINIPHLNQILNINVYPVFNENNEPYSIVVYIRDVTAKRQIQAQLFHSAKLAAIGEMAAGVAHELNNPLTAIIGNASVLLRITKHGEKAFKLLEDVKHCGQRCKRIIQNLLTFARQDNYSLEPLDINQVVTNSLSLVAYQIQKSNIYIKVNPGKNLPPILGNKQQLEQVIINFLLNARDALDNTKNRKIIITTRIIEYENKAAIEVAVFDNGEGIEAKNLEHIFNPFFTTKNSTKGTGLGLSVSLGIAETHRGTIKVRSKPGNGSTFSLILPL, from the coding sequence ATGAGTTATACACGCCAACCGGCTGAAAACAGCTGTGTTTTAGAATTGACCAAGCAAAACACCCGGCTGGCTATAATCAATCAAATAGCAAAAAGTATTAATGTGCAGATGAGCTATGAAGATATTATTGATCACATGTCAATTCCTCTTCGCAGCGTTATATCCTATGACCTGTTAAGCTTTTGCTTACTGGATAACGGTAAACTGATTATTAAGTCAAGCGCGCCTAAAAACCAAAAATTATTGGGTGTGGGGACTGTTTTGCACAATTATAATTCAGCCCCCTGGCAGGCTATTATTTCTAAACAGTGTTTTTTAAGGCAGGACATATGGAATGATGCACACAAATACCAGGAAGACGACGATTTGGTTGCTACCGGTATAAAATCGGCCATAATGTCGCCGCTGCTCGTTAACAATGAAGTCATCGGCGCGGTTAATCTGGGCAGTAAAAGATCTTACGCCTTTTCAAAGGATGATTCTTTATTTGTTCAACAACTGGCGGATCAAATGGCAGTATGTATTCAAAATATGCTCCTTTATAATGAGGTATTCAAGGCCAAGAGGGAATGGGAACAAACATTTAAAGCCGTGCTGGGACAGATTTACCTTATTGACTCAAAATACAACATTTTACGTGTAAATAATGAGATAGACGGAGTCCCCCCCGGCGATATTGTAGGGAAAAAATGTCATGAAGTGTTTCCTTTTTGCAACCGTGCCTGTCATGAATGTCCCGTTGAAACAGCGTTTCGCATGAAACAAAGTATTTTAAAAGAAATAAACATTCCCCATTTAAACCAAATTTTAAATATTAACGTTTACCCTGTTTTTAACGAAAATAATGAACCGTACAGCATAGTAGTTTATATCAGGGACGTTACCGCCAAGAGACAGATACAAGCGCAATTGTTCCATTCCGCCAAACTGGCGGCCATAGGAGAAATGGCCGCGGGAGTTGCTCACGAATTAAACAATCCCCTTACGGCGATTATAGGCAACGCCAGTGTTCTATTAAGGATAACCAAGCACGGGGAAAAAGCATTTAAGCTGCTGGAGGATGTCAAGCATTGCGGACAGAGATGCAAAAGAATAATACAGAACTTACTAACCTTTGCCCGGCAGGACAACTATTCCCTTGAACCATTAGATATCAACCAGGTAGTAACTAACAGCCTTTCCCTGGTAGCCTACCAAATTCAGAAAAGCAACATTTATATAAAAGTAAACCCCGGCAAAAATTTGCCTCCTATTCTGGGTAATAAACAACAGCTTGAACAGGTAATTATTAACTTTTTGTTGAATGCCAGAGATGCTCTGGATAATACAAAAAACCGTAAAATTATAATTACTACCCGCATAATAGAATACGAAAATAAAGCAGCCATTGAAGTAGCTGTTTTTGATAACGGTGAGGGAATTGAAGCTAAAAACCTGGAACACATTTTTAATCCTTTTTTTACTACTAAGAACAGTACCAAAGGCACCGGTCTGGGCCTTTCAGTCAGCCTTGGCATAGCGGAAACCCATAGGGGAACAATTAAGGTTAGAAGCAAGCCGGGAAATGGCAGCACATTTTCACTAATCCTGCCTTTGTAG
- a CDS encoding sigma-54 dependent transcriptional regulator yields the protein MKPHILVIDDEVEVGTFFAFFLEEQKNCQVTVANSGSEAMKAISGSSFNLALVDLKLPDNDGISLLKEIKNRQPFCPVIIMTGYSTVKSAVQAVKLGAFDYIEKPFDELDQLEASIDRALGKYQIHRDVIDSELLQEARSLGIVTSPDSPLFHVLSLAQKIAPKNITVLLSGETGTGKEVLARFTHFNSPRANKPFLGVNCGAFTETLLESELFGHEKGSFTGAHGARKGIFEIADGGTLFLDEIGEASPTIQVKLLRVLETGEFIRVGGETTRKTNTRIVAATNINLKDAVNKGKFRQDLFYRLDVVSFNLPPLRERVCDIPPLVEHFIAKNTEEKIKCTPEVLELLKAYAWPGNVRELSNVITRAIAFKSSDYIGVESLPEKITGIKFGSYPPPVNNKAMIDLECLINWWGGLLPPLLVQMPSLDLERVRNSIKDVEAGITRKVIEHFLQEPGSTYAGIAQKLGITPRVLRYLIKEKGK from the coding sequence ATGAAACCGCATATTTTAGTTATAGACGATGAAGTTGAAGTCGGTACTTTCTTTGCTTTTTTTTTGGAAGAACAAAAAAATTGTCAAGTAACCGTGGCTAATTCAGGCAGTGAGGCGATGAAAGCAATCAGCGGTTCATCATTTAACCTGGCACTGGTGGATCTAAAGCTGCCTGACAATGACGGTATAAGTTTACTAAAAGAGATAAAGAATCGGCAGCCTTTTTGCCCGGTTATCATCATGACCGGCTATAGTACCGTAAAATCCGCTGTCCAAGCGGTTAAGCTGGGAGCTTTCGATTATATTGAAAAACCTTTTGACGAACTGGATCAGCTGGAGGCAAGTATCGACAGGGCTTTGGGAAAGTACCAGATCCACAGGGATGTTATTGATTCCGAGCTGCTTCAAGAGGCCCGAAGCCTGGGAATTGTTACAAGCCCGGATAGCCCCTTGTTTCATGTACTGTCACTGGCCCAAAAGATAGCTCCTAAAAACATTACCGTACTGCTAAGCGGGGAAACAGGTACCGGCAAGGAAGTCTTAGCCAGATTTACACATTTTAACAGCCCACGGGCAAACAAACCTTTTTTAGGCGTTAACTGCGGTGCTTTTACCGAAACCCTTTTAGAAAGCGAGCTTTTTGGCCACGAAAAGGGGTCTTTTACCGGTGCGCATGGAGCTCGCAAGGGCATATTCGAGATAGCCGACGGAGGAACTCTCTTTTTAGATGAGATAGGTGAAGCAAGTCCCACTATCCAGGTAAAGCTGCTGCGCGTATTGGAAACCGGGGAATTTATTCGTGTCGGCGGCGAAACAACCCGTAAAACAAATACCCGCATAGTTGCGGCAACCAATATCAATTTAAAGGATGCCGTTAACAAAGGAAAATTTCGCCAGGACCTTTTTTATCGTCTGGATGTGGTAAGTTTTAACTTGCCTCCTTTACGGGAGCGCGTCTGTGATATACCCCCTTTAGTTGAACATTTCATAGCTAAAAACACTGAAGAAAAAATCAAATGCACTCCGGAAGTACTTGAGCTTCTAAAAGCCTATGCCTGGCCGGGTAATGTAAGAGAGCTGTCAAACGTGATAACCAGAGCAATCGCGTTTAAAAGTTCCGATTATATAGGAGTTGAGTCGCTGCCGGAAAAGATTACCGGCATAAAATTTGGTTCCTACCCTCCTCCTGTCAACAACAAAGCGATGATCGATTTGGAATGTTTGATAAACTGGTGGGGCGGTTTACTGCCTCCCTTGCTGGTTCAGATGCCAAGCCTCGACCTGGAAAGAGTACGAAACTCCATTAAAGATGTAGAGGCGGGAATTACCAGGAAGGTTATAGAACATTTTTTGCAAGAACCCGGCAGTACATACGCCGGGATAGCGCAAAAGCTGGGAATTACACCAAGAGTGCTGCGCTATTTAATAAAGGAAAAAGGTAAGTGA
- a CDS encoding FAD binding domain-containing protein, whose amino-acid sequence MYLDYLTPESINDALQILQQQKGKARIIAGGTDLLLDIESKKHNPEVLVDITRIPEIRGIRTEGNFLIIGAGVTHNEAAKSALVNEKAQVLAEASRSVGSLQIRNTATIAGNVVNAQPAADAAVALVALGATAVITSSDFTREVPVEELYAGVGKSKVNSNNEIVTKIIIPALQPGEGSAFTRLAQRKALALPMLNVAVMVSIAEDKFQRVSIVMAPVGPQPVRASDSENLLKGAAVNEETIQKAAEAALNHANPRSSALRGSAEYRCATLKVLVRRALETAVARARN is encoded by the coding sequence ATGTATCTAGACTACTTAACACCGGAATCGATAAATGATGCGCTGCAGATTTTGCAGCAGCAAAAAGGAAAAGCTCGTATTATTGCCGGTGGAACCGACCTGTTACTGGATATAGAATCAAAGAAGCATAACCCCGAAGTACTGGTGGATATCACCCGGATACCGGAAATCAGGGGAATCCGAACCGAAGGAAACTTTTTAATTATCGGGGCGGGGGTTACGCATAATGAAGCAGCCAAATCAGCGTTGGTAAACGAAAAAGCACAGGTACTGGCTGAGGCCAGCAGAAGCGTAGGCTCATTGCAAATCAGGAATACCGCCACTATTGCAGGTAACGTGGTGAATGCACAGCCGGCCGCCGATGCCGCCGTTGCCCTGGTGGCCCTCGGGGCTACTGCTGTAATAACATCATCCGATTTCACAAGGGAGGTACCGGTAGAAGAACTGTATGCCGGGGTAGGCAAATCCAAGGTAAACAGCAATAATGAAATAGTAACCAAAATAATAATACCGGCCCTGCAGCCCGGTGAAGGTTCCGCCTTTACCCGGTTGGCCCAGCGCAAAGCACTGGCGCTTCCCATGTTAAATGTAGCGGTAATGGTATCTATTGCTGAAGATAAATTTCAACGAGTCAGTATAGTCATGGCTCCGGTAGGTCCGCAACCTGTACGGGCAAGCGACAGTGAAAATTTACTTAAAGGCGCGGCAGTAAATGAAGAAACAATTCAAAAGGCGGCGGAGGCCGCCCTGAATCACGCTAATCCCCGAAGCAGCGCTCTGCGCGGGTCTGCGGAATACCGCTGCGCAACATTAAAAGTTTTGGTTAGACGTGCCCTCGAAACGGCTGTGGCCCGTGCTCGAAATTAA